The following coding sequences are from one Mugil cephalus isolate CIBA_MC_2020 chromosome 9, CIBA_Mcephalus_1.1, whole genome shotgun sequence window:
- the tmem91 gene encoding synapse differentiation-inducing gene protein 1, translated as MENPDELEHPLLGESLNSSRAAGPGPGPGPGQGPGTGQAPGGLFKSILVKCEEDRAYPPIAWRGYCGHPPEFQQQQLLDPCSLPHTLESFYPAAPIWGHTDSLLSKDYLETTFVDIRPGSTLERKLLAETQDFHDVSYSMDDEDDLLPDSDDSSIEDFSDTDSESNFPLMIPQDYLGLAFFSMLCCFWPLGIAAFYLSQKTNKASAQGDFQGANAASRQALWLSVLSIVFGIITYICAIAALISYLSGKPP; from the exons ATGGAGAATCCGGATGAGCTGGAGCACCCTCTTCTGGGAGAAAGCCTCAATAGCAGCCGGGCGgcggggccggggccggggccggggccggggcaGGGACCCGGGACTGGACAGGCCCCGGGCGGCCTCTTCAAGAGCATCCTGGTAAAGTGCGAGGAGGACAGAGCGTACCCTCCGATAGCGTGGAGGGGCTATTGTGGACATCCGCCGgagtttcagcagcagcagctgctcgaCCCTTGCTCCTTACCTCACACGCTGGAGTCCTTTTATCCGGCGGCGCCGATCTGGGGCCACACAGACTCTCTGCTCAGCAAAGACTATCTAGAGACCACCTTCGTGGACATTCGGCCCGGCTCGACGCTGGAAAGGAAGCTGCTGGCTGAGACTCAGGACTTCCACGACGTCTCCTACAGCATGGATGATGAAGACGACCTGCTTCCTGATTCTGAC GACTCGTCCATTGAGGACTTTAGCGATACAGACAGTGAGAGCAACTTCCCTCTGATGATCCCTCAGGACTACCTGGGTCTGGCCTTTTTCTCCATGCTCTGCTGCTTCTGGCCCCTGGGCATCGCTGCCTTCTACCTTTCACAGAag accAACAAGGCTTCGGCTCAGGGGGATTTTCAAGGTGCCAACGCGGCGTCTCGCCAGGCTCTGTGGCTCTCAGTGCTCTCCATTGTGTTCGGCATCATAACCTACATCTGCGCCATCGCTGCGTTGATCTCCTACCTGTCCGGGAAGCCGCCGTAa